Proteins from a single region of Apium graveolens cultivar Ventura chromosome 7, ASM990537v1, whole genome shotgun sequence:
- the LOC141671484 gene encoding F-box/LRR-repeat protein 15 — MENNSGGMGSGEEGKSLEELEFERFTECFLAESGCMDEVLGGLRSFRDMGESSSTVQRVRAVKLNWATGGEPSSSSAVALERENLDHDTHNKRPKVHSFSLDWDCQFASASSDFLERGYNINQGSLKDESHCPSPILAEGEPENLIVSSSGRDNSDGCNTPQMDDMGVRMDLTDDLLHMVFSFLNHINLCQAAKVCRQWRTASAHEDFWRILNFENRSITVLQFEDMCRRYLKATQLNITGTPAIHLLAMKAISSLRNLEVLILGKGQLGETIFQELTGCHKLKNLIVNDAALGNGIQEITIYHDQLRNLQIVKCRVLRISVRCPQLQTLSLKRSSMAHVALNCPLLQDLDVASCHKLSDAAIRSAAISCQLLESLDVSNCSCVSDETLREIALTCANLHVLNASYCQNISLESVRLPMLTVLKLHSCEGITSASMAAISYSYMLEVLELDNCSLLTSVSLDLPRLRNIRLVHCRKFIELNLRSVMLSSIKVSNCPSLQRISLTSNSLQKLILQKQESLTTLALKCQSLREVDLTDCESLTNSICEVFSEGGGCPMLRSLTLDNCESLTVVSFNITTLVNLSLAGCRALSSLKLSCPNLENVSLDGCDHLELASFCPVGLHSLNLGICPKLNSLHIEAARMVLLELKGCGVLSEASINCPLLTSLDASFCSQLRDDCLSATTTSCPLIESLILMSCPLVGPEGLSSLRRLPHLTSLDLSYTFLMDLQPVFDSCVQLKVLKLQACKYLSDSSLEPLYKNGALPSLCELDLSYGTLCQSAIEKLLACCIQLTHVSLNGCVNMHDLNWGSELGQLAIDIELSAEHPNRLLQNLNCVGCANIKKVIIPSAARCLHLSSLNLSLSANLKEVDLACLNLCFLNLSNCCSLEILKLDCPKLTSLFLQSCNISEDAVEVAIEQCHMLETLDVRFCPKIHPASMGRFRAACPSLKRLFSSLATM, encoded by the exons ATGGAGAATAATTCTGGGGGTATGGGAAGTGGAGAGGAAGGTAAGAGTCTCGAGGAATTGGAGTTTGAGAGGTTTACGGAATGTTTTTTAGCTGAAAGCGGCTGTATGGATGAAGTTCTTGGTGGTTTGAGGAGTTTTCGTGACATGGGTGAGTCGTCAAGTACTGTACAAAGGGTAAGGGCAGTCAAACTGAATTGGGCAACTGGAGGTGAGCCTTCGTCTTCGTCAGCGGTTGCACTGGAAAGGGAGAATCTTGATCATGATACTCATAATAAGAGGCCGAAAGTTCATTCGTTTTCACT TGATTGGGATTGCCAGTTTGCATCCGCATCTTCAGATTTTCTTGAAAGGGGCTATAACATCAATCAAGGTTCCTTAAAAGATGAATCCCATTGCCCTTCTCCAATTTTGGCTGAAGGAGAGCCTGAAAATTTAATCGTTTCTAGTAGTGGGAGGGATAATAGTGATGGTTGCAATACTCCACAAATGGATGATATGGGAGTGCGTATGGATCTTACTGACGACTTGTTGCATATG GTCTTTTCTTTCTTGAACCATATCAATCTTTGTCAAGCAGCCAAAGTATGCAGGCAGTGGAGAACTGCCAGTGCTCATGAAGACTTCTGGAGAATCTTGAACTTTGAGAATCGGAGCATAACTGTACTACAAT TTGAGGACATGTGTCGTCGGTACCTGAAAGCAACTCAACTAAATATTACTGGTACTCCTGCTATTCACTTGCTAGCGATGAAGGCCATTTCTTCACTAAG AAATCTTGAGGTTTTAATATTGGGTAAAGGACAACTAGGAGAAACAATTTTTCAAGAGTTAACGGGGTGTCATAAGTTGAAAAATTTGATTGTTAATGATGCTGCTCTTGGCAATGGTATTCAAGAGATAACCATATATCATGATCAATTACGTAATCTTCAGATTGTGAAATGTCGGGTGCTTCGAATTTCTGTCAG GTGCCCTCAACTTCAAACCCTGTCCCTAAAGAGGAGTAGTATGGCACATGTTGCACTGAACTGCCCTCTTTTGCAGGACCTTGATGTAGCCTCCTGCCACAAGCTTTCAGATGCTGCAATTCGTTCAGCAGCAATATCATGCCAACTTTTGGAGTCTTTGGATGTGTCGAATTGCTCATGCGTTAGTGATGAAACTTTACGTGAGATAGCTCTCACATGTGCCAATCTGCATGTTCTGAATGCTTCATACTGCCAGAACATCTCACTTGAG TCTGTAAGACTGCCAATGTTGACAGTTCTTAAGCTTCACAGTTGTGAGGGAATCACTTCAGCATCAATGGCTGCAATATCCTATAGCTATATGTTGGAG GTGTTGGAGCTTGATAATTGTAGCTTATTGACGTCAGTTTCGCTGGATCTTCCACGCCTGCGGAACATAAGACTTGTACATTGTCGAAA ATTCATTGAATTGAATTTGCGGAGTGTAATGCTCTCATCCATCAAAGTTTCCAATTGCCCTTCCCTCCAGAGAATAAGCCTCACATCAAATTCATTGCAA AAATTGATCTTGCAAAAGCAAGAAAGTCTGACTACATTAGCACTGAAATGCCAGTCTTTGCGTGAGGTGGACCTTACAGATTGTGAATCACTGACTAATTCTATCTGTGAAGTCTTTAGTGAAGGCGGTGGATGTCCGATGCTTAGATCATTAACTCTCGATAACTGTGAG AGCCTGACAGTTGTAAGTTTCAACATTACAACCTTAGTGAATTTGTCTCTCGCTGGTTGTCGTGCTTTAAGCTCTCTTAAGCTCAGTTGCCCTAATCTCGAGAATGTCTCTCTGGATGGGTGTGATCATCTTGAATTAGCATCATTTTGCCCG GTTGGTCTTCATTCACTTAATCTGGGAATATGTCCCAAATTAAATTCTTTACATATTGAAGCAGCACGCATGGTGTTGCTCGAATTGAAAGGATGCGGTGTATTATCTGAAGCTTCAATTAATTGCCCTCTATTAACATCTCTGGATGCTTCATTTTGCAG TCAACTCAGAGATGATTGCTTGTCTGCAACCACAACTTCATGTCCTCTCATTGAATCATTAATTTTAATGTCATGCCCTTTAGTTGGACCCGAGGGACTCTCATCTTTGCGCCGGCTTCCACATTTGACTTCACTTGATCTTTCGTACACTTTCTTAATGGATTTGCAGCCAGTTTTTGACTCCTGTGTGCAGTTGAAG GTTCTAAAATTGCAAGCATGCAAGTATCTATCTGACTCGTCACTGGAGCCTCTTTACAAGAATGGCGCTCTTCCCTCATTGTGTGAGTTGGACTTGTCCTATGGAACTCTGTGCCAGTCTGCTATTGAGAAACTTCTTGCTTGTTGTATTCAGTTAACTCATGTGAGCTTGAATGGTTGTGTGAACATGCATGACCTCAATTGGGGTTCTGAATTGGGCCAATTGGCTATTGATATTGAGTTGTCAGCTGAACATCCTAATCGTTTGTTGCAAAACCTTAACTGTGTTGGTTGTGCAAATATCAAAAAGGTTATTATTCCATCAGCAGCAAGATGTTTACATTTGTCATCATTGAACCTTTCACTGTCTGCAAATCTGAAAGAAGTTGACCTTGCGTGTTTAAACTTGTGCTTTCTTAATCTCAG CAACTGTTGCTCCTTGGAAATTTTAAAGCTCGACTGCCCCAAATTGACCAGCCTTTTCCTTCAG TCATGCAACATCAGTGAAGATGCTGTTGAAGTTGCCATAGAACAGTGTCATATGCTAGAGACACTTGACGTCCGTTTTTGTCCAAAG ATACATCCAGCGAGTATGGGCAGGTTTCGTGCAGCATGTCCCAGTCTGAAACGCCTCTTCAGCAGCTTGGCTACTATGTGA